In one window of Chryseobacterium phocaeense DNA:
- a CDS encoding SusC/RagA family TonB-linked outer membrane protein: MNVKLRVLSAGALFFMGQAVWAQKVKNDTIRGEIDEVVVLGYRSTTKKNAATSVATVDSKTIENRPNANVMNIIQGQLAGVNVSASTGQPGAKPSVVIRGVGTYNGNSDPLYVIDGFPSNSDNFRSINPNDIDTFSVLKDAAAIAEFGSRGSNGVIIITTKNGKYNEKMRVRYSSQFGVSALQDPKYNFASAKELLTLQKRFGVGRGAKMTDEEIAGYSINTDWRKIFFRPAVTQSHNLSLESGGQNINSYTSVGYLDNEGILRTTGLKRFTVRNNINGKSENERLKYALVTGLGFSKNNEAILDGGAVNRNYVLGAYQSAPYLSPDLYQSGQQLFDLYSKDGTLLYTPLMLMDKLVNYYNLTEEIRLDMAANVSYKIVDGLTAKMRTSGQYLNNRFTQAEYPLSFNAFLFKGAQEFSGFEDTNLRREFLFNNLWQLEYLKTFGNHTFSLQGNAEYNYSQLNINNTRQRGLDPKTFVPGAGTGYVTDTSSNDFYVPTTFALKLKWAMISYFASLDYDFNKKYGVTAVLRRDGTNRFFGDKRWGTFWSVGGRWNVDEEMFMENVKFVDAFKIRGSYGTQGNQRIVDGNFGIYAGLNPPGFTNIYTVSNNTYNGGQGYAINFGDRNLRWETTKQYNIGSDFEFFKRKLRGSFDYYDKRTQDLYMPDPTAPVLGTLNVIRNTDVILQNKGIEVSAAYDVVRNSKNDISLTFRVNGSINNQKISGIQSGGGRIADGLVVTANDGMLREYFLYKYLGINSTNGNLLFEDANGNATESPKDSDRRLMGINRLPKYQGGFGFDFNYKSFFVSSTFTFIAKVKRFDYDLSGLYNPNNLAAFNVDRDLLNAWTVNNTNTDVPSLKAANLGLQSNSDRFLRDASYIRLRNVQIGYRVPKRLLTGTFVNNLSITLQGENLLTFTKWRGYDVENPNVSDQQRYPTPRTVTLGFDIMF, from the coding sequence GCCAATGTGATGAATATTATTCAGGGCCAGCTGGCGGGAGTAAATGTTTCTGCAAGTACAGGCCAGCCGGGAGCGAAACCTTCAGTGGTCATCAGGGGAGTAGGAACCTATAATGGTAATTCTGATCCATTGTATGTAATAGACGGCTTTCCTTCCAATAGTGACAATTTCAGATCAATTAACCCAAATGATATTGATACTTTTTCTGTGCTGAAAGATGCTGCAGCAATTGCTGAATTTGGTTCACGCGGATCTAACGGAGTTATCATCATTACTACTAAAAATGGGAAATACAACGAAAAAATGCGTGTTCGCTATAGCAGCCAGTTTGGAGTTTCTGCTTTACAGGATCCAAAATATAATTTTGCCAGTGCTAAAGAATTATTAACCCTGCAAAAACGTTTTGGTGTGGGAAGAGGAGCTAAAATGACTGATGAGGAAATTGCTGGTTACAGTATCAATACAGACTGGAGAAAAATCTTTTTCAGGCCTGCGGTTACTCAAAGCCACAATTTATCACTGGAATCTGGCGGCCAGAATATCAACTCGTATACATCTGTGGGTTATCTTGATAATGAAGGAATTCTGAGGACAACCGGATTGAAAAGATTTACAGTAAGAAATAATATCAATGGCAAGAGTGAGAATGAACGACTCAAATACGCATTGGTTACTGGTTTAGGATTTTCTAAAAACAATGAGGCTATTCTGGATGGCGGGGCGGTAAACAGAAATTATGTTCTGGGAGCTTACCAGTCCGCTCCCTATCTGTCACCAGACTTGTATCAGAGTGGTCAGCAGTTGTTTGATTTATATTCTAAGGACGGAACATTATTGTACACTCCTTTAATGCTAATGGATAAATTAGTTAACTATTATAATCTTACGGAAGAAATAAGGTTGGATATGGCAGCTAATGTATCATATAAGATTGTAGATGGTTTAACTGCGAAAATGAGAACTTCAGGACAATACCTCAATAACAGATTTACTCAGGCTGAATATCCCCTTTCATTTAATGCATTTTTATTTAAAGGGGCACAGGAGTTTTCGGGTTTTGAAGACACGAATTTGAGAAGAGAATTTTTATTTAATAACCTCTGGCAATTAGAATATTTAAAAACATTCGGAAATCATACGTTTTCTCTTCAAGGAAATGCTGAATATAACTACTCGCAGCTGAATATTAACAATACAAGACAAAGAGGGCTGGATCCTAAAACATTTGTGCCGGGAGCTGGAACGGGATATGTTACAGATACTTCAAGCAATGACTTTTATGTTCCCACAACATTTGCTTTGAAACTAAAGTGGGCGATGATCTCGTATTTTGCATCATTAGATTACGATTTCAATAAAAAATATGGAGTTACTGCCGTCCTTAGAAGAGATGGTACCAACAGGTTTTTCGGCGATAAAAGATGGGGAACTTTCTGGTCGGTAGGAGGTAGATGGAATGTAGATGAAGAAATGTTTATGGAAAATGTAAAATTTGTAGATGCGTTCAAAATCAGAGGTTCTTACGGTACTCAGGGTAACCAGAGGATTGTAGATGGAAATTTTGGTATTTATGCGGGTTTGAATCCTCCGGGCTTTACCAATATTTATACGGTATCTAATAATACCTATAACGGAGGCCAGGGTTATGCCATTAATTTTGGTGACAGAAACTTGAGGTGGGAAACTACCAAACAATACAACATAGGATCTGATTTCGAGTTCTTCAAAAGAAAATTGAGAGGATCATTTGATTATTATGATAAAAGGACCCAAGATTTATATATGCCGGATCCCACAGCTCCGGTATTAGGTACATTAAATGTCATCCGCAATACCGATGTTATACTTCAAAATAAAGGGATTGAAGTGAGTGCAGCTTATGATGTGGTGAGAAACAGCAAAAATGATATTTCATTAACATTTAGGGTAAACGGATCAATCAATAATCAAAAGATTAGTGGAATTCAGTCCGGAGGAGGTAGAATAGCTGATGGGTTAGTGGTTACTGCTAATGATGGAATGCTTAGAGAATATTTTCTATACAAATACCTGGGGATAAATTCTACGAATGGAAATTTATTATTCGAAGATGCCAATGGTAATGCAACAGAAAGTCCAAAAGATTCTGACAGAAGATTGATGGGCATAAACAGGCTGCCAAAGTATCAGGGAGGTTTTGGCTTCGATTTTAATTATAAAAGCTTCTTTGTTTCATCTACTTTCACATTTATAGCAAAAGTGAAACGCTTTGATTATGACTTATCAGGATTATATAACCCGAATAATTTAGCTGCATTCAATGTGGATCGTGATCTTCTAAATGCATGGACGGTTAATAATACAAATACTGATGTTCCTTCTCTTAAAGCTGCAAACTTGGGATTGCAGAGTAATTCAGACAGATTTCTGAGGGATGCTTCATATATAAGGCTCAGAAACGTTCAGATAGGATATCGTGTTCCTAAGAGACTTTTAACCGGAACATTTGTGAATAATTTATCTATCACATTGCAAGGAGAAAATCTGCTCACATTTACAAAATGGAGAGGCTATGATGTTGAGAATCCAAATGTATCAGACCAACAGAGATATCCAACACCTAGAACTGTAACGTTAGGATTTGATATTATGTTCTAG